AGCACGTGCTCGGCCTCTTCGACTACCGCCTCCGCGTCGTCGCCCGAGACATTGCCGATTTCGAGCGCGTGCTGCGCCGGCGGATCATGACCCTGCCGGGGGTGGGGCAGGTCGAGGCCAACGTGCTTCTCACCGAGGAGCGGCGGCCCGGCCCGTTGGGCTGAGACCGCCTGCGACCTTTTTCAGGTGGCGAAAGGCGCGGGGCGGACGCTATCTCTGGGAAAGAACAGAAGGAGCCTCCCATGCCCGCCCTGCGCCCCGACGTCGATCCCGACGGCCTTCAGGAATTTTCGGTCGTGTTCACCGACCGCTCGCTGAACCACATGTCCGCGAAGTTTCAGGGCGTTATGCGGGACATCTCGGCCATGCTGCGCGAGGTCTATGCCGCCGAGGCGGTGGCGGTCGTACCGGGAGGCGGCACCTTCGCGATGGAGGCGGTCGCGCGCCAGTTTGCCACGGGCGCGCATGCGCTGGTGATCCGCAACGGCTGGTTCTCCTACCGCTGGACGCAGATCCTCGACGCGGGCGGCTTCGCGGCGCAGCAGACGGTGGTGATGGCGCGGCCTTCGGGCAACGGGGCGCGGGCACCGTTTGCGCCGCCGCCGGTCGAGGAGGTTGTGGCGAAGATTGCCGAGGTGAAGCCGGATGTGGTCTTCGCGCCGCATGTGGAGACGTCAGCCGGGATCATCCTGCCCGACGACTACATCGCGAAGGTGGCGGCGGCCGCGCATGAGGTCGGCGCGTTGATGGTGCTCGACTGCATCGCCTCGGGCTGCATCTGGGTGGACATGCAGGCGACCGGCGTCGACGTCCTGATCTCGGCGCCGCAGAAGGGCTGGTCGGCCTCGCCCGCCGCGGGCCTCGTGATGCTCTCCGCGCGCGCGGCCGAGAGGCTGGAGGCCACTGCCTCGAACAGCTTCGCCATGGACCTGAAGAAGTGGCGCGCGATCATGGCGGCTTACGAGGGTGGCGGTCACGCCTATCACACCACGATGCCGACGGATGCGCTGCTCGACTTCCGCGACGCGATGGCCGAGACGAAGGCGCTGGGCTTTGCCGCGATGAAGGAGGCGCAGTGGCGGCTCGGGACCGAGGTTCGCGCCATGCTGGCGGCAAAGGGGATCACCTCGGTGGCCGCGGATGGCTTCGCCGCGCCGGGCGTGGTGGTCAGCTATACCGACGATCCCGAGGTGCAGACCGGGCGCAAGTTCCTCGCCGAGGGAATGCAGATCGCGGCGGGCGTGCCGCTTCAGTGCAACGAGGGGCCGGAGTTCCGCACCTTCCGGTTGGGTCTCTTCGGCCTCGACAAGCTGACCGACGTCGATGGCACCGTTGCGCGGCTGAAGGCCGTCCTCGACCGCGTGCTCTGACCGCGGCTAGCGGACCCCGAGCCCCGCGCGCATCAGCGTGCGGCGCACGGGGGCCGAGCCATACATCGCGTCAAGGAGCTTGGCCCGAAGGTCGCGCCACGCC
This portion of the Rhodobacter sp. CZR27 genome encodes:
- a CDS encoding aminotransferase class V-fold PLP-dependent enzyme, whose translation is MPALRPDVDPDGLQEFSVVFTDRSLNHMSAKFQGVMRDISAMLREVYAAEAVAVVPGGGTFAMEAVARQFATGAHALVIRNGWFSYRWTQILDAGGFAAQQTVVMARPSGNGARAPFAPPPVEEVVAKIAEVKPDVVFAPHVETSAGIILPDDYIAKVAAAAHEVGALMVLDCIASGCIWVDMQATGVDVLISAPQKGWSASPAAGLVMLSARAAERLEATASNSFAMDLKKWRAIMAAYEGGGHAYHTTMPTDALLDFRDAMAETKALGFAAMKEAQWRLGTEVRAMLAAKGITSVAADGFAAPGVVVSYTDDPEVQTGRKFLAEGMQIAAGVPLQCNEGPEFRTFRLGLFGLDKLTDVDGTVARLKAVLDRVL